The Falco cherrug isolate bFalChe1 chromosome 15, bFalChe1.pri, whole genome shotgun sequence genome includes a region encoding these proteins:
- the RPS4X gene encoding 40S ribosomal protein S4, X isoform: MARGPKKHLKRVAAPKHWMLDKLTGVFAPRPSTGPHKLRECLPLIIFLRNRLKYALTGDEVKKICMQRFIKIDGKVRTDITYPAGFMDVISIEKTGEHFRLVYDTKGRFAVHRITAEEAKYKLCKVRKIFVGTKGIPHLVTHDARTIRYPDPLIKVNDTVQIDLETGKITDFIKFDTGNLCMVTGGANLGRIGVITNRERHPGSFDVVHVKDANGNSFATRLSNIFVIGKGNKPWISLPRGKGIRLTIAEERDKRLAAKQSSG; this comes from the exons ATG GCCCGCGGACCTAAGAAGCACCTGAAGCGCGTGGCTGCGCCCAAGCACTGGATGCTGGACAAGCTGACGGGTGTCTTC GCACCCCGTCCATCGACAGGCCCTCATAAGCTGAGAGAATGCCTTCCGCTCATCATCTTCCTGCGGAACAGGCTGAAGTATGCCCTGACAGGAGATGAGGTCAAGAAGATTTGCATGCAGAGGTTCATCAAGATAGATGGCAAAGTCCGCACAGACATCACTTACCCTGCGGGCTTCATGG ATGTCATCAGCATCGAGAAGACAGGTGAGCATTTCCGCTTGGTGTATGATACCAAGGGCCGGTTTGCTGTTCACCGCATCACAGCTGAAGAGGCCAAG tACAAGCTGTGCAAGGTAAGGAAGATCTTTGTGGGCACCAAAGGAATCCCTCATCTGGTCACCCATGATGCCCGCACCATCCGCTATCCAGACCCCCTCATCAAGGTGAATGATACAGTCCAGATTGACCTGGAGACAGGCAAGATCACAGATTTCATAAAGTTTGACACAG GTAACCTGTGCATGGTGACCGGCGGTGCCAACTTGGGCCGTATTGGGGTGATCACCAACCGGGAGAGACACCCTGGCTCATTTGACGTGGTTCATGTGAAGGATGCCAATGGCAATAGCTTTGCCACCAGGCTCTCCAACATCTTCGTTATTGGCAAA GGCAACAAGCCATGGATCTCCCTGCCCCGTGGAAAGGGTATCCGCCTGACCATTGCTGAAGAAAGAGACAAGAGACTGGCAgccaagcagagcagtgggtga